In Magnolia sinica isolate HGM2019 chromosome 16, MsV1, whole genome shotgun sequence, the genomic window aaGGAGATGGGTTAGAAAGggaatttgagactttgggattgagttttgaaaagtcgataaggtgttatgatagacacATTGTtcaaggacgtctaactctaagTTGGCAAAATTCTGGGACGTTATagcatgactctctccactgttttctgtgatggggtccactcaagtTATGGacctgattcattctttggctcatgccctaaaatgatctctccaaatggatggacagtgtggatacaaaacatgcatcatggtaagaCCCACATGACATCATTTTAATAGtcaatctcgctactcaacccatGCCTTGAACCCCTAAATGGAAGGAAGTAGACtacgtagtgagtaactcactatgttagcgtactgagtaaactttatggggtctatcatgacttatgtattttatccgcttcatccatcaattttaccagataattttacggcttgagacaaaaaataaagcatatacaatgtttaaatggaccacaccataggaaacagttgaattaaaagtttaacattgaaaatttcttggaggtacaaaagttttggatcaagcttatatttatgttttctcttcatccatgtttatatgatGTTATGAaaaaacattactgtggggcctagtaaagtttcaatggtggaaatcattatccccactgtttactgtggtacgatccacttgatatttggatatagcTCAACCcctgaattagatggaaaaacggatggactgtcTCGATAGACCATATAGATAGAGGGTGGGgccaaccgagtttactcagtatcgTAAGCGCAAGAGCGTACTGTACTCGTTATGGAATCGGATTTCCAAACGAAACCGTCTAAATGCGTCAGACTTATCGggaaatgtaatttttttaaatacatttttaaaaatgatgACGTGGCACTTaaagtgacgtggaccaataataaTATTAGAGTCAGCTGTTTCCGAGGATCCGCGCTCTGGCCGACAATATCCAAAGGCAAGATTCCAAACAGATATATCACTTAATGCACTCACTGATCAATATAATATGATGTCATCATAAAATCAATCTGCACCGTTGAGATTGTCGGCTATAATTATTGATGTTTTATAACCAAAATTCACACTAAAATCCAAGtgaatcctaaccatccgatcttTTCCATACAGAGagagtttaccaccattttgcAATAATCCTTGACTCACCCATTGTAAATTTGGCATACATCTATgtcaatctagaccatctaaacCGTGGGACGCATTATGGATGGACAGTAACTTGAAAATCATATGGATTAAATATTCCATATCATCCTATTGATGTCGACGTGGAATTCAACaaacaaaatcagatggttaggattatggGATCAGTCTGATCAATTGATATGATCCACCGATGATGGTGCAATTAGTTTGGACCGAGGATTAATAATCTGTTTCGGGGCATCAGATCATACACCCACGATACTTCAAACCTGGTGTTTGGACAGTCCAAATTGGTGGTGAAATGTCACCAGTGCAACCTTTCCTTTAAGCTATAAAACTAAGAACTTCCTCTCTTCCCTTCTAAGTGTGTGGTGTGGAGTGTAGATAAGGTGGGCGCACCCTTCAATTGCATTTGGTAAGCCATGGCTGATGGAATGCATGTGGTGATGCTTCCATGGCTGGCTTTTGGTCACATGATCCCATTCCTTCAACTCTCCATAGCCTTAGCCAAAGCTGGCATCCGAATCTCCTTCCTCACCACTCAAAAAAACATCCAAAGGCTACCCAAGATCCCACAACATCTAACGGCTCTGATCAATCTGGTGGAGCTTCCCTTGCCGAAGGTGGACGGCCTACCTGAAGGCGCTGAGGCCACTGTCGATATCCTCCACGGGAGTGACGAGTACTTGAAGAAGGCCTACGATCTCTGCTACCCCGCCTTCAAGAAGTTCATTACCGAAGAATCGCCGGACTGGATAGTCCATGATATCTTCCCCTGTTGGGTGGGCAATGTTGCAAGTGAATTCAACATCCCTCGTGTCTTCTTCTCTATTTATTCAGCTACCGTAAATGCATTCTTTGGGCCGGACGCAGACGGCCTAAAGAAAATGTGGCCATCACCAGAGAGTCTGGCGTCCCCGCCTGAGTGGTTTGAATTCGAGTCGTCCGTTGCCTTTCCAACCCATGAGACTGCTGGTCTCTACTGTGGGTTTTTCAGCCCAGATGCATCGGGCTTCTCGGGTTTAGATCGTTTAGTGCTAGCACTCCAAGGGTGTTCGGCAATGGCAATTCGGAGTTGCAATGAGTTCCAAGGGGAGTACTTGGGCTTACTCAAGAAATTACGCAAGAGACCGGTCATTCCAGTCGGATTACTTCCACCAACGCCGCCAGAGAAGAGAGAAACGACCGACCCCAAGTGGGCAAACACACTCAAATGGCTCAATGAACAGCCCGATAGATCAGTGGTGTTTGTTTGCTTTGGAAGTGAGTGTAAACTGAGCAGAAATCAAGTGTTTGAGATTGCACTTGGGCTTCAACTCTCCAATTTGCCATTTCTATGGGCCCTCAGGACTCCCATATGGGCAACCAACGACATGGATACCCTTCCGCCGGGATTCGAGAGCCAGATCGGCAGTCGTGGGGTCGTCTATATGGGTTGGGCCCCTCAGTTGGAGATACTGTCCCACCCTTCCATCGGTGGATCTTTGTTTCACTCCGGGTGGGCGTCCATCATCGAGACCGTCCATTATGGGCATGCTCTCATCGTATTGCCGCTTGCGAACGTCCATTCATTGGATGCGAGGATGTTGGTGGACAAGGGTCTGGCTATAAAAGTTGAGGTAAACGACGATGGGTCCTTCCACAGGGATGCAGTCGCTCGGTCGCTGAGGCTGGCCATGGTCGAAGAGGAAGGAGAAAGGTTTAGGCTTAAATCGATAGAAATGAAGGCCATTTTCAGTGATCAGACACTCCATGAAAACTATATGAATGAATTTATCAACTTCCTCAAAAGCTCCAAGACATAAAGGGCAACTGATCTGAAATAAAATGTAAAGATGTGGCTGTTAGCATTCCAAACTTTTATATGATATGATTTGTATTTTCAGGGAACTTTCCCATTGAATGTGAACTTAGTTCTGTATGATTATGGTTGCTTTAATCCAGCCGTTGATATTACGGCCCCATCATTGGTGAATAATGGGGGCTGATGTTGGAATTTTTTTCCCATCACGGTGGGTGgacatcatcccaaaaatgaagcagatgcagaTCCAAATCGTAGGTGATCATTCTGGTGGCCGACAGTGTTGGCGGATCTCTTGTGCCCCCACATGTGGAGAATACAGGGGAAGGATATTTGCTACTCCCAGTATTCAAACACTTCACCTTACACTTTCAAATCCCACTTTCTTTAAAAGCTCACCTCTTTCTCTGAAAGCTtgagatgctcgaggatatataGAATATACATAAAGGAACTTTAATACTCAAATATCATATGTCATACGTACCATTGTACATTTTCAAGCATTCACATGCGTCACATGTGCTTATCTAGCACATGCATATAACTACtgaaaatcattttccaaaaaaatcTTGCCATGGCATGTGTTGTTGCCCATCTTTAAGCATTCGTAAGTGCCATATTGCTAATTTAGCATGTTATTGCTCAAATGTGATCAATCATGCTTTACCTCCTACGAGCTTTTGGATATATACCTACAAATAAATGGAGAATAAGAAGACACTGGAGGTATTAGTTATGGCCAAAAaccctctaatgcctaagttAGGGGCATGGACTCACAGTAGGCATAGTAGAATCAGGATAATAATGTGTATCTTTCTCTTGAGCAGGGTGATGTATCTATAGGTTAGCGAGGTAGTTTATTTatccgagtagatatatgagatACACTGGAGAGGCCCGTATTATAATTGAAATTTGTTCttgaatattatttttttatgcctaCATTGGCGTGATCTTTAGCTAAGACTTCACTAGGGAATCTCGTCCATTTACAGTGCAGGATTCTCTCTAGATGTTTTCATTCCGAACCCAAGGTCAACATCCGAAATCAAGGTCAGCATCCAAATCGGAGGTTGAGGTCGAGGTCGAAGTCAAGGTCAAGGTTGTCGTCCGAAGTCAAGGTCAAGGTCGGCATTGAAGGCTAGGATCGATATTTGTAGTCGAGATCTGTAGGTTTTGTTGGCGAGTCTTGTTTCCGATCTGGTTTAATTGTTTCAACTCGGTCACTAAGTCTTTCTGCTCAGCTCATTTTCTCTAACCCTTAGATATTTTAGAGAGCCTTTTCAAATGCTATTGTTGCCACATGTCTCATACATTAGGTCATCTCAA contains:
- the LOC131228916 gene encoding putative UDP-rhamnose:rhamnosyltransferase 1, producing MADGMHVVMLPWLAFGHMIPFLQLSIALAKAGIRISFLTTQKNIQRLPKIPQHLTALINLVELPLPKVDGLPEGAEATVDILHGSDEYLKKAYDLCYPAFKKFITEESPDWIVHDIFPCWVGNVASEFNIPRVFFSIYSATVNAFFGPDADGLKKMWPSPESLASPPEWFEFESSVAFPTHETAGLYCGFFSPDASGFSGLDRLVLALQGCSAMAIRSCNEFQGEYLGLLKKLRKRPVIPVGLLPPTPPEKRETTDPKWANTLKWLNEQPDRSVVFVCFGSECKLSRNQVFEIALGLQLSNLPFLWALRTPIWATNDMDTLPPGFESQIGSRGVVYMGWAPQLEILSHPSIGGSLFHSGWASIIETVHYGHALIVLPLANVHSLDARMLVDKGLAIKVEVNDDGSFHRDAVARSLRLAMVEEEGERFRLKSIEMKAIFSDQTLHENYMNEFINFLKSSKT